A region of the Candidatus Poribacteria bacterium genome:
TCGTGATAACATTAAGAAAACTGAAATTGCCTATGTCCAAAACTACTTATTGCGAAAAAGAATCGTCTAAAAAAAGACGAATCTGATTTGATAGACCTTGTGCTTGCTATGACATGGACAAGAAATCGTATGTTAGAAATCAGAAAAGAAAAAGAACAAGAACCAAAGCAAATTGACTTGTTCCAAAATAATCCATAAAGGAGAGCTATAATGTGTAAAACCGTTTATGATAATTTCAAGTCCGAGCATATTCAATACAATATGTTTGATGAAGTAGATAATCCCAAATATCCGAAACATGCCCGCAAAGCATTTCCAATTCTTATTGAAAGAGCAAAAAGTAAAGAGCAACCCATCGGCTATAACGAACTTGCAAACCAGCTGCATATAGAGCCTTACCCATCCCGTGCCATTAATATAGGCAAATGGGTGTTACCGTGTATCTCTACAATGCTCTATCAACTGGAACAAAGAACAGGCGAAAAACTGCCGAGACTCACAAATATCGTTTTCTCCTACGATTCTTTATCTAATAGCGATAACTGGATTGTAAGAAATTATAAACAATTACATGGAGACGTACTAACATGGAACGATTATAATAATAAGCTACTTGCACCTATTCATGCTTACGAAAAGTGGGAACAAGTGTCTAACCAGATAAATGAATTTTTTGATCAGTAGTTGAGAAGAAAAAGTAATGTATCAATAAACTGTGAATCTGCTTTTAACCGATCCCAACACTGCTTATTGCGAAGGGTTTTGTCAATATAGAGGCATGTGAGGCTTGGACGTGATCGTCTCATTGACAAGCATTCCGACAACGCATCAATCACAACCGATGCCGAACACTAAAGAGTATTCTAACATCTTTGACACTATTTGTCAATAGAAAACATAGGCAGCGGCTACATCTCCGCCTTAAAAGGCTCGAGTTTTGACGCTGAAGAAATTGATAAATCCGTGGTCCCGTAACCTAAGGTAAGTTCAGGGAAACTTTGGTAAGTCGATCGTCTGAGGGATCGCGACAGAGAGCACTCCTATCCGAGAACCGAGGCAAGTTAGTATAGCACAGTGGAATCCGTCCAATATACCAAAAGCATCCCACGTTATCTTACAATGCGCTACCTTGGGAAGAGGTGGGGAAGCCTCTATACGTCTCCATTCTCCTGCACGCGCCTCGTTGATATCCCAGAGCCGCAACTGCTAACGCCTGAATGGGTCAAAGTCAAAACCCGACTCAGTGGTATCTGTGGCTCCGATTTAGCGACAATCACTGCGAAAGGGAGTCCCTACTTCTCGCCGTTCACATCAACGCCCTTTGTGTTAGGACATGAAATTGTCGGTGATATTGCAGAGATTGGTGATGCAGTGGACGGCTTCCCTGTCGGCGCACGCGTGGTCATCGAACCTGCCTTGTCGTGTAAGGTGAGAGGTATATCGCCGGAGTGTCATCAGTGTCGAAACTTCCGTTTCGCCAACTGCGAAAATATCACAAAAGGCGATATTTCCGAAGGCGTTCAGACGGGTTATTGTCGTGACACAGGCGGTGGATGGAGCCGATACGTCCTCGCACATCAATCACAACTTCATCTCGTTCCTGATGGGATTTCGGACGAAGCGGCGGTACTCCTCGAACCTTTTGCCTGCGCGTTACACGGCGTTCTGAAAGCACAACACCCGGTAGGAGGGATTTGTAATCCCGACTCTTCGATCTGTGTTATCGGCGGCGGTACGATGGGGCTGCTGACCGTTGCTGCGCTGCGGATCCTCGGTCATCGGAATCGAATTATCGTCTTCGCCAAATATCCGCATCAACAGGAATTGGCACGCCAACTCGGTGCGGACGATGTACTCTCACCAAACAAAAGTCGATACGCCGCGTTCTGTGAACTCACCGGCGCAGCATCGCATCAACCCGAACTCGGACAGCAGGTACTGATTGGTGGTGTGGATGTGACCTTCGATTGTATCGGCTCCAGTGTTACGATAGACGACGCGCTCCGTTTTACACGTGCAGGTGGAGAAGTTATTTTAGTCGGTATGCCGG
Encoded here:
- a CDS encoding alcohol dehydrogenase catalytic domain-containing protein is translated as MESVQYTKSIPRYLTMRYLGKRWGSLYTSPFSCTRLVDIPEPQLLTPEWVKVKTRLSGICGSDLATITAKGSPYFSPFTSTPFVLGHEIVGDIAEIGDAVDGFPVGARVVIEPALSCKVRGISPECHQCRNFRFANCENITKGDISEGVQTGYCRDTGGGWSRYVLAHQSQLHLVPDGISDEAAVLLEPFACALHGVLKAQHPVGGICNPDSSICVIGGGTMGLLTVAALRILGHRNRIIVFAKYPHQQELARQLGADDVLSPNKSRYAAFCELTGAASHQPELGQQVLIGGVDVTFDCIGSSVTIDDALRFTRAGGEVILVGMPGIPKNVDWTSIWYKQLQVKGAYTYGLETHNGEQIHTFALGMRLLQQMESHLRPLVSTLFPLRDYKRAIQTALNTGKTATVKTVFDLRN